The following coding sequences lie in one Candidatus Diapherotrites archaeon genomic window:
- a CDS encoding nucleotidyl transferase AbiEii/AbiGii toxin family protein: MRIPLYNRLKKGAHKEIAMLQDEVVDIIYFLSPKAVLHGGTAIWRCYEGNRFSEDLDFYLSTSNGFKQSFAEQLKSKGLILIKYKETGNTIFSKVSNINSEIRFEASLRKIKKYEVKPYEKTNGTYIDVLTLSPEDLLLEKANAYANRKLIRDFYDVYWLSRYLPENITVNEELGKFLKKAGKPQDEKTLKALVYSGAIPSFYQMLVSLKGRFRQ, from the coding sequence AGGTAGTGGACATTATATACTTTCTTTCGCCGAAAGCAGTGCTGCACGGCGGCACAGCAATCTGGAGGTGCTATGAAGGCAACAGGTTTTCAGAAGACCTAGACTTCTATCTTTCGACTAGCAATGGCTTTAAGCAGTCTTTTGCAGAACAGCTTAAATCAAAAGGGCTAATTCTGATAAAATACAAGGAAACAGGCAATACAATCTTTTCCAAGGTTTCAAACATAAACAGCGAAATAAGATTTGAGGCAAGCTTAAGGAAAATAAAAAAATATGAAGTAAAACCCTACGAAAAAACCAACGGCACTTACATTGATGTTTTGACTCTTTCCCCTGAAGACTTGCTGCTGGAAAAAGCAAATGCATACGCCAACAGAAAATTGATAAGGGATTTTTATGACGTTTACTGGCTCAGCAGATACCTGCCTGAAAACATTACAGTTAATGAAGAGCTGGGAAAATTTCTTAAAAAGGCTGGAAAGCCCCAGGATGAAAAAACCCTTAAAGCATTGGTTTACTCTGGGGCAATACCTTCTTTTTACCAAATGCTTGTTTCTTTAAAAGGAAGGTTTAGGCAATGA
- a CDS encoding type IV toxin-antitoxin system AbiEi family antitoxin domain-containing protein, whose product MNYANQVREHFKERQIFSVADLKAFLGKAKINKNYFYLLLHNLMKKKEIYRITRGFYTFQEDITVAGFAFSPFYYGLQEALSIRNLWEQESNPIIITPRKVRSGVRKIMDANVVVRRIDRRMFFGFEFIKYSSYWIPVSDIEKTFIDFIYFKESLPKETLKEMKKRIKKKLLFEYLKKCPPYIRKQAKKYF is encoded by the coding sequence ATGAATTATGCAAACCAAGTAAGAGAACATTTCAAGGAAAGGCAAATCTTTTCTGTTGCTGACTTAAAGGCATTTTTAGGCAAAGCAAAAATAAACAAAAATTATTTCTATTTATTGCTGCATAATTTAATGAAAAAAAAAGAGATTTATAGGATAACCAGGGGCTTTTATACCTTTCAAGAAGACATAACTGTTGCAGGCTTTGCTTTTTCTCCTTTTTATTACGGCCTGCAGGAAGCGCTTTCCATAAGAAATTTATGGGAACAGGAATCAAACCCAATAATAATAACGCCAAGAAAAGTGAGAAGCGGAGTAAGAAAAATAATGGATGCAAATGTTGTTGTAAGAAGAATTGACAGAAGAATGTTTTTTGGATTTGAATTCATAAAGTATTCCAGCTATTGGATTCCTGTTTCAGACATAGAAAAAACATTCATTGATTTCATTTACTTTAAAGAATCCTTACCTAAAGAAACGCTAAAAGAAATGAAGAAGAGAATCAAAAAAAAGCTTTTATTTGAATACCTCAAGAAATGCCCGCCTTACATTAGAAAGCAGGCAAAAAAATACTTTTAA
- the nucS gene encoding endonuclease NucS — protein MELGQALELIKEAVHRKEMLLVIGECFVQYQGRAGSKLPKGKRMLLIKGDGSFAVHQNRFLNPVNYMVNSDISSELSPEGAIIISARKRKPKELLEVFFYGIDFIKNFDIEGDKDLRLFGSEKELSQLLMQDLSFIEPGLKAVNQEIPLRKGIIDILAEDEKGRLVVIEVKRRKADLKAVSQLQLYVKQVEKIKGKETRGILCAPDIARPPYELLERYGLEFYKLDYEISNPKAQIKGLQKKQKGIMEFVE, from the coding sequence ATGGAGTTAGGGCAGGCTTTAGAGCTAATTAAAGAGGCAGTGCACAGAAAAGAAATGCTATTGGTTATAGGGGAATGCTTTGTGCAGTACCAGGGCAGGGCAGGATCAAAGCTTCCAAAAGGAAAGAGGATGCTTTTAATTAAAGGCGACGGCTCTTTCGCTGTACACCAGAACAGGTTTTTGAATCCTGTGAACTACATGGTTAACAGCGATATTTCAAGCGAATTAAGCCCTGAAGGGGCCATAATAATAAGCGCAAGAAAAAGAAAGCCAAAGGAATTATTGGAAGTATTCTTTTATGGCATTGACTTCATAAAAAATTTTGACATTGAAGGAGACAAGGACTTAAGGCTTTTCGGCTCAGAGAAAGAATTAAGCCAATTATTAATGCAGGACCTTTCATTCATTGAGCCAGGCCTCAAGGCAGTGAATCAGGAAATTCCATTGCGCAAGGGAATAATTGACATCCTTGCAGAAGACGAGAAAGGCAGACTTGTGGTAATTGAAGTTAAAAGAAGGAAGGCAGACTTGAAGGCAGTGAGCCAGCTCCAGCTTTACGTTAAACAGGTGGAGAAAATTAAAGGGAAAGAAACAAGAGGCATATTGTGCGCTCCAGACATTGCTAGGCCTCCTTACGAACTGCTCGAAAGATATGGCCTTGAATTCTATAAACTGGACTACGAGATAAGTAATCCTAAAGCCCAAATAAAAGGCCTGCAGAAGAAGCAGAAAGGAATAATGGAATTCGTTGAATAA